In the Nothobranchius furzeri strain GRZ-AD chromosome 1, NfurGRZ-RIMD1, whole genome shotgun sequence genome, CCAgagtctctgtgcagaattaaacagaggacgagtctggcaggccaggctatttaATTGCAGGACACAAAAGCAATATCCCCAGGATTTTATATGTGCAACTTAAGGGAATGTGTTTTGTTTGCAACAAAAATTTGTTCCATCTGCACAGACAAAACTGCTGCTTTATTTGACACAAAGCTTCTGAAAGTtttgtttttctccttctctTTGTGGAATATTTATGTGCAGTGGTAGAGGGCTCAGCAGGCCTGCATAGTCTAGGTGACCCCTGCTGCAAGTCAAACTAAACACTCCAGTTCTGCAGCAGCAAGAAGGCCAGCATCTGAGGTCACCCGACCAGGCTGAACTAGTCACACAGCCCAGAGCGCAAACCAAAATGTGTAAAGACTTCACTTTGGCAGATTGGTTTGTTTACATCCTGTGCCGGATGTGATTTGGCTCTGCTGCAGCAAAACACTTCCAAAGGACCCATTTACTATTCCCTCACTTCAGCTCTATCCTCCTCTGCCTCTTTCTGCTCCTTTCCTCCCATTCTCTTGTGAGACCTTTCCATGTAAACTCTCCAGTCTTCTACACTGCCaagcacatgatcaggaagcagaccaaaaGAGGGAAAGAACTGCAATAATGTTCTTGTACAAAAAAAACTATGTTTTTAAAATATCTACTAAATCCAAAACATGCCACAGATGTAGAAATTGTATTTCTGATTAAAACAAGACATCTGCTGAAAATAAAAGcaccaaaaccaaacaaaaacaaccccCAGCAGAGTTTGCCAGGTTATGATCTCATACTACGCAGATTTAACGCACGATTTAAATTTTACGAGAGGGGAATCCTGGGGAGAATAAGTCTTGCTGTTTAAAAGCATCTGTTTTTATCGAGCTGCAGCATAACCGTCAACTCAGAAAACTTTTAATTATTTTTGCTCTGATGGTCTAAGAAGCAGAAGGCTTGTTTTTCCCAAATCACCAAATATACCAGAGTTCTAATCAGTTTCATAAGAATGTTCAAGACACTTTTTATTTGCACCAAACAGCTTATAAAGGTAACATGTTCACAAAAATTCCAAGTGATGGAAATTACAACTTTGTCAGGAATTTATTCCCTGTGGAAAACTTTACCTACTCAAACCTTCGACTTGCAGCTGAACAAGAAGCGCTCAAGTGTAAAACCACTAAGCCAACAGAGTCTAGATCCAAAACAGCTCCTGTTCAAACTGATTTCCAGTCAAAACGTCCAAGTAAGCACCAGaagcccctgctgctgttttcattctAACTAAATTACCACCTCCTTTTGAATTTCCACAGCTCACCTTTTTAATGAACTCTGACATGAACTTGTTGCCTGAGAAACTTTTAGTGGTGTAGagaaatggtttatgctcttttatgaaagatgaaccattctacatattaatttgagatattaagtGTTAGCAACAACTAATTGTATAATAATTATCTGTCTAAATGGTAAGTCAGCAATTCATTAATCCCACTTTGAAGCAATGGCTTATGGGGGTTTAAAATGCCACTTTTCTTACTTCCTGTAGCAGCTAGCGGAGTATTTTGTGCTTAATTAAAGAAAAGGTTAATCTCAATCTTCTATCCTTTGACCAAAGACTAAAAGAACCCAGCTAGATCCCAATAGAAGCAACTGAACTGGGCTTCCTTTTTAGGGTGGTGAATGAAGAGGGCTCCAATCTGTGAAGATCAAGCCAACTTGGATGATTCAGCCATGTGGTTAGAAAGCGCCTAGAATATCCCAAGGGAGGTGTTTCAGCCATATCTTTCTAGAAGGAAGCACCTGGATCAGCTCGAAAAATTCAgcaggaggagaaagtagcttcagacgacgggatttggactcttatggctgcttcacatctgggccagcacggaCCGGACTGGGTAGCTTTTCAAGTGTTCACATCTAGGTAGCCTTGTAGTTGTTCGTGCTCAACCAGTTGGGTTTTCAGCCCTGACACCAAGGTAGTCTGCTTCTGCTTGCTGACCTGGGGGCCTCATTGCCATACCCACATACCACCAAACTCAACCCTGtgatcggaaagttgcaggttcgagccccgctcaggctgtcgctgttgttgtgtccttgggcaagacacttaatcctccttgcctgctggtggaggtcggagggaccggtggcaccagtgtctgcagactcgcctctgtcagtgtcagcacttcgtgatttttatcttgaggcgctatagaaatgatactttcttcttcttcttcttctatcacaaggcagctgtggctacattgtcacTCATCACCACcacggtgtgaatgggtgaatgactgattgtgttgtaaagcatcttggggggttccagaacgctagatggcactatatcaaatacaggccatttacatgaCCCCAATTCCCTAGACCTCACACGAATTCCACTGCACTACCACAAACTCGCCAGGGTCTTAGCCAAACAACCTACCATCACTCCCCCTCCTCACTGTCCCTATGATCTGGAGATCAAGCTCACGGCTGGGGGCCGTCTCCTTTGTCTCCCTGTCCCCCGCACACTTGTACCATGGATGAGGATAAAAGTAGGGCTCTCCGCCTCACCTGGTGCCACCAGgttccagtggcggctggtgaaaaatatttttggtggggctgtgctattttttatttttaaacaaacttgtgctttctgagctttgtgcacaacttcactatttcctgaattaagcacagctcttttatttcctgtcttacatcattggacaaactgattaatccaggtgtgtctgactattggcacgctgccttgcagaccaaggttgaaaaatactgcattaaattgcacataaaataacacgaccataaatggtaaataggcaatgcaagaggcaagtaacaaaaacattttgtttaatttcaacatttgagtgaacaccaaaaattatgagcaggtcactgttacagtaatggtagtaaacactacttagacaaaattccagaaatttacactgttaaatatttctggagtgttgtgccaaggtcaactttatacaaagatcaagtggatgcatgtgtgtgtgtgtgtgatacctcatttgtacagaaattttgcccttctgtccttctgagtggcaaagctctcgatgagctttttattgaagtcaggaatgtttgtgacaagcttttttttccatggagagcatggcaggagcattcagcccatcctgtgtcatggtgttcctcaaggaaagtcttaatcctctttaaagtagaaaagcacctttctgattcggctgtggtcatgggtgtggtgacaagaatcttcttttgcatggctcaggatggtgtgaaaaacctgtcatatgataaataaaaaacaacagataagtacataggaaacactttgataggaaataatgtcatcagtatcctcttacaaatgtcatatttcccagtttttgggacaataaaacatttctgattctcaatcagatgtttttacatttgaggtaaaaacatctaattgagaatcagaaatgtttaattgtcccaaaagctgggaaatgtgtttgctgcagcagaagtgtaacaaataaaatggaatcagattgatgaatgtacaaatttacatgaattacacatttacgtgattaaatatgtataataagtatttgtgttgaaattagtttttacagttattgcacattaaacatgttattaaacaaatgtcccggtttgtgggacaaccaaggatttctgattctgattgtcttgttcacagaaatgtaatgtacagcttacctctgcacccaactgctgttgttccctgcatggcaacgttagctctgctgcctagcatggctagcttcaccgtgttgttgtccatgtgtgcccgggatgactcgtgtttcttcaccttctcagaaaaatgtttcatgtctgtaactcctgactcatccatgccttatctgccccagccgttttgaataacaaacacggaaagcaaaataacgcattagcgtgattgcatccagctagccaagccttcctggtgtaccaatttcgggagaagcctcgtgtgtacagtttacctctctcctcctcctgctggcttatgtttacgtcgggctgatctggtccaagctctttgacattaagtttttccaccatagttctcctctctaacggatactggagaagagaccgaactgaattcagtggctgctgagatccggtatccatgctggttgtagtcaccggcggcgtccatgttacatctgcgtcacgaccaaaaaacgactctgccgagttctaccgaacaccaacgaaacctttggcggtagctccatcgccaatcatgcttctgaaacgttctgaaacaacgtcgacactgattggatacattcccattcctaccctttgatattcttgtcagcaattggacggctggtcccatcctgtttgggcgattgaaaaacagcacacagcctccaccgctcgacagagaccggcagagatcggcagagaccaatatagatatatatatatgatttacttttgttacaaaacacacaattaacttagaatatgtgattattgttaattttatttatttatttttttaaataaaaattaaaaacagaaaaactgggagggcggcgccctatcgccctctactggccagccgccactgccagGTTCTTTTTGGTCAAAAATGACAGATGGCAAACTTTCTCAACCAGATTACCATCCAAGACCGACATCCACTTCCACTTATGACCACCACCCTGGACTCCGTTTCCTAAGCCATCATCTTTTCCAAATAAGACTTCAGGAACTCAATACCCAAGCTAACCCGCTCTATTCTTCAAGTTTGACATTGCCCAGTTAGTCAGTCGTTCTCGCTCTGGAACACCAGTACGATCTTGTTTCCTTTCGAGCTTCGTACCAATATTCCTATTAATTGCGTGTTACCCACACCCAACGATAGTCTCGCCGCATTTGCGTCATAACGCATGCCACATCCGACCTCTCCTCAGCAGCAGCCTGACATTcagcgtctattttctatcagaagctaatgcaggagactattttcatgttcagtctgcataaaGCACTCaaagtgacagattataatcagaaatttaaaaaaaggttttttcagtgttccacacctttaaagaggacttattatgcaaaactcaccttttgcatctttttgtgctgcctTGTGGGTCTAATGCCTCATTAATACTCCAAACGTAAAACAAATCCATCCATGTTTTCTGTTGGTGTTAGGTTTAGAAATGATGTGCCTAAAATAAGCCATCTCAAAAGGTTGTCTGTGACATCCCAAACACGGACTTTTGAAacacctctcacctggaggaggGCAACTGCTgctgaaggagcagcagctctactctgagcccctcccagatattggaGCTTTTCAGCTAACAATAACGAGTGGTGGATGGGTGGGCATGGTCACCTCCAGCTAGATGACTAAAATATACATCCAAAGGGGGGAAACAgttgttgctggccacgcccacctagcCACCGATTGGCTGTAAATAGCTGAGAAGCTCAAATATCCAGAAGAGGCTCCAAGTAGACCAACTTAACATTGACAAGGGTAAGGAATTGTTCAATGATAATTTTCCATTTTGTGACATCACTATAAGAAACTTTTTCATACTGCTCGTAGAATCACACAATTCATAatgccaaacactgacagaaaatgaatggacgagtgtttatagaggcagtagagaccagtATGGCTGCACAAAAGAATGCAAAATCAGATTTGCAAAACATGTCCTTTTTAGAGTGTCGGGCAGAAGCCCCGGTGGTGACCCCTTCAAGCCTCACCATTcaggccttttgtcagcactcactGCTGCAGCCAGTTGGTGCAATCAAAGCTATGCAGAATTCCACACAACCACAGCTTGGCCACAACAGTTGACAGCACATCCTTCCACATCGCCTCAATATAAAAAATATCACATCAGAAAATAACCATGAGTGTTTTTGCTGGAGCATATCTGATCTGTTACACTCTACTTCAATGCCTAATAACTTTATCACAAACTAATTAAACACTATCTCTACTCAAATGAAAGTcaagttttaaaaataaactcatgCTAAAGTTGTAAAACACCTAAAATGATAGATCACATTTACAATCTCTCCTAATTTGGCCTTTGTTCTGTTAAAGCCGGGTTACTAACTCATTCTAAGGTGGTTTTAGCTTTTGGTGCTACATTTGGTCACAAAAGTTAAAAGGCATGAGCTCAGAGTTGGTGAGATATAAGGTAGCTCTTTTTCTCACTCCTGTACTTGACTCCTACACACTAGCATCAACAGAAAAGAGTCAGCCAATGAAACtaattgggtgtgtgtgtgtgtcttatgaAAAGAACAGCCTGTACTGTCCTGGACTCCCTCCCACAGCTTTCTGACTGGCTGCCTCCTGAGTGGTCTGTTTTTCTTCACTCTGCTGTGATTGGAGACTGGGAATGCCAATAAGTGAAACTTTTTCCCTcttctttttttcccttttcctGAGGACATACCCTTGTTGTTTTCAACTTCAGAAGCAGCAGCACTGGACTGACGGGACTCAGCAGCTCGGGCCGCCTGcactctgctgctgctcaccaaaTGTGCACAATTCCCCCAAAATTCTGCAGCGTCAACTCAAAACCAAGCACAGAATAACTTTAACCTCACATGGCAATCTCACTTTAATCCCAGTAAAGCTAATCCAAGTTGGACTTGTGCCACGAAACTCTCATTTGGCTGCATTAGGATCTGATTTGTGGTTGTTTTCATTTTAATTGTGGAACTAAAAACGAGCATTCAAACATGATATACAAAACACAAAACACAGTCAATTATAAGGCTCAGTTTTGCAACTTTATTTGTCTTAAAaacgaatatatatatatatatatatatatatatatgtttggaGAAAAAAGCACATAATGTTGCTTTGGAAAGCTGTACATGCAACCACAAAGAAGCACAACATAAATAAATTAGTATAAACTTCAGTGTTTATCAAAAAAAATACACTTCAATGATTTACAAAAGTGATCAGTGTGTTTTTTTACCACACTAAAAGGAGAAATAAACAATAGTGCAATTGCATGTTCTACATGAATTCTACACCACCCAAAAATCTTTGATTCACATGTTTGCATAAAAAAGCCCagtggtttatttattttataaaagCATGCTTTCTCTGATGGAAACCTCGCTGAAATATAAACTTTCATGTTTAAAATAAAATCTTAGAGGATTGGTTTGTAAATACTGTTTTCGATTTAGATGAATATGGCTCAGCAGCTTCTAACCCCCTCCCAGCCCTCGTTTACCCACAGGTTTAGTGAAAAGAATGGGGATATATTAAGGCATGATTTGTCTGTAAACTTTATCTATCCTGGCAGCTCAACTTACAGTTTGGCTTTCAGGCTCTCAAAAACTTAATGTATATGACATATGACACTGGGGAGAAATATGGAAAAAAAATGAAGATACTTTTGTATACATGTAACCCTGACTTTTAGAAATCTGCATTTTTAAAAAAGTACATTATTTACCTGAATAACGATACGATCACTTTTACCAAATATTTCTCTAGTGGAAATTGCACTGCAACTCCCCGAGTCAAATTCACAAAAACACAGAATAAACAAAAAGTATAGAAAGCAAAATATGCTCTCTTGTTTGCTACATTTCAAACGTAGGTAGTTGATAtattttaaacaaacaaaaaaaaagagcaaaaatTCTTTTTGCACACTGCTACATTGTCTGCTGTTTTTGAGGCAATATAATTAAAATGAGTGCCAAAATTGAATAGTGTACATCTTCAGTGCTTTAGTGcagctcctcctcttcatctttaGGATAAAGCTGCTTTGTTGTCAGATGATGAGAAAGCCTACAGTCCTCCACCAGCAACAGGTCTCAGTGCTCTGCGGGATGTAAAGAGGGAACGGGCTAGTGAATGGTGCAATTCAACAGCACTCACTATGCTtgatatttctctctctctctctctctctctctctctctctctctctctcacacacacacacacacacacacacacacacacacgcacgcacgcacgcacgcacgcacacaccaagGGTGCACAGTCATATCGGAAGACTTGTGGGAGCTTTAAAAATACATCATGTGAGAGGTGCAGGAAGACAGGCGTTTACAGGTTATTAGTGCAGTTCTAAAGGAAAAATCCCAGATGGTTCCGAACCTGGCACCGGCTTTAAGGGGactgcctctttgtccccaggccTGCTGACCGATACAGATTGACTTCCTTCGCAGCCctcgtcatcatcatcctccccTCTATCGGAATTCGACCTTTTCGTCGAACATTCTTCGGAGCAAGAAGCTGATcgtcataaaaacaaacaaacaaaaaaagagttTGAAGCTTTTACTTTGATAATCTGAAAACGGAACTTGACTAAGTATTCTGGTTGTTGCCAGAACTGATGAAGCGAACAGAACAAAAACTATACATGTACTTGAAAGAAAAAGCACCGATTAATCGAGAATAGTCGGTAAAGTGCAGGACTAAAAAGGGTAAAGGAGCATTTCCTCACCTGCTGTGTCTGATCTCCGTTTCCGTGAACCGTTACTCCCTTGTGCAGATTCCGTCCTCCTCCCGTCGTCCTCCTCGCCGCTGCCTCGGTGGTTTTCACTGGGTGAGTCAGCCTCCGCCCGGGGCCGCTGGCTCCCGTGAGGCGGCCTGCGGTAAAACTCCGGTGCTTCGCCGTCCTCCTCCCACTCGTAATTTCCCGGAGAGAGCGGTCTGTCCGCCACTGGATCGTAGTTATATCTCTCCATAAAATCCAGCCTGCTTTCCTGCTGCAGGGTGGCCGCGTACCTCCGAGTCTCCTCCCGGTCAGGTGTACCGAACAGCGCCCTGCACACTGAGCGAACGTTCTCGGGCTGCCGCGCGTCCACCCGCTCCACGGTCGGGCTCGCGTTGGAAAGGCGAACATCTGACATTTTGTTGcacataaaaaaaatttaaaaccaCAACTCAAGTTCCAGACTCCTTTTCAAATCAAAACTCCGAGAAGGATCCCTTCAGATGCAGACTGAACGACGCGTGCATGCTCCGCGCGTATCATCCAAATTACGCACGGGATACAAAACGGAACAAAACGTAAAAAAACACAAgacggaggaggggggggggttgACGGAGGGGGTTTCGCGGAGCCACTCCTGTCAAGTTCGTAGTAAAAacacgtcaagtcataacagccaaCATGGCGTTAGACGGAGCTGGGGCTGAAGGAGGAAACTTGACTATTTAAACAGAGAATACTCGCCGTAGGACCGCCCACTGTTCCTCTCTCAAACAGGAGGGACAGTGCTGCAGGATCATGCATTTTAATTCCTTCTGATCCAGCAAACCTTTCCCATTTGCACTCGATTCAACTAAAACTTCACAACGTTTTTCTTCTCTTTGACACCATGTGCAGATATTTGTTCCTGCAACAAGTGAGACGAGCAGATTCATGTCAAAGGAACAATTCAGCTGCAGCTTTGGAGTTTAAAGTCAGGCTTTTGGGGAAGAGAAAGCACAAAAAGATTCAACTCTGCCTCCGATGACATCAGCTCTGGAGCAGAAGCCTTCCGTCATGGTTGGCGTTGTGCCTATGGCTGTCAGACTTTGGGACTTGTGCCACATGCTGTTTTGCCTGCTTCACTGGGTGTAATTGTTAATGTGTGTCTAAAGTTTAAACAACAGATTGTGAAGCTTTCAAAAAAAAAGTGCTACAAAACTCAAGAATTGCATCCCGAGGTATTCCAAAGAATTCAACAAATGTGCATAAAACTGTACAATCCCAGGGGGTCTAACCCCCCTTCTGTGAGTGTCATCTGGATTCCTCTGCAGCATTTACCAGTAAAATGAGCAGGCCTGCCTTTCAGGCCATGCTGTTTCAATTAACCCTAGCACAGTCCTCA is a window encoding:
- the cdkn1ba gene encoding cyclin-dependent kinase inhibitor 1B, producing MCNKMSDVRLSNASPTVERVDARQPENVRSVCRALFGTPDREETRRYAATLQQESRLDFMERYNYDPVADRPLSPGNYEWEEDGEAPEFYRRPPHGSQRPRAEADSPSENHRGSGEEDDGRRTESAQGSNGSRKRRSDTAASCSEECSTKRSNSDRGEDDDDEGCEGSQSVSVSRPGDKEAVPLKPVPEH